In Alphaproteobacteria bacterium, one DNA window encodes the following:
- the atpD gene encoding F0F1 ATP synthase subunit beta, which produces MTTVTSTPTPTKQLTGKVTQVLGAVVDIMFDAGLPPIENALETDIEGRRMVMEVAQHLGENSVRAIAMDSTDGMARGQIVRDMGGPIAVPVGPGTLGRIMNVIGDPVDERGPIETKRRDPIHREAPTFIEQSTETEVLVTGIKVVDLLAPYSRGGKVGLFGGAGVGKTVLIQELINNVAKAHGGNSVFAGVGERTREGNDLYHEMIGSGVINLDGPGSKVALVYGQMNEPPGARARVGLTGLTLAEYFRDDEGQDVLLFIDNIFRFTQAGSEVSALLGRIPSAVGYQPTLATDMGELQERITSTRKGSITSVQAIYVPADDLTDPAPATSFAHLDATTVLSRQIAELGIYPAVDPLDSTSRIMDPRILGQEHYETARAVQKVLQTYKSLQDIIAILGMDELSEEDRMIVARARKIQRFLSQPFHVAEVFTGSPGVLVRLEDTIKGFKGIVAGEYDHLPEQAFYMVGTIEDAVAKGERLQAEAA; this is translated from the coding sequence ATGACAACCGTGACCTCAACACCCACACCGACAAAGCAACTGACAGGCAAGGTTACCCAGGTTCTGGGCGCGGTGGTCGATATCATGTTCGATGCCGGTCTGCCTCCGATCGAGAACGCGCTGGAGACCGACATTGAAGGCCGCCGCATGGTGATGGAGGTCGCGCAGCATTTGGGCGAGAACTCCGTCCGCGCCATCGCGATGGACTCCACGGACGGCATGGCGCGCGGCCAGATCGTGCGAGATATGGGCGGCCCTATTGCCGTTCCCGTCGGTCCTGGCACTTTGGGCCGCATTATGAATGTCATCGGCGACCCGGTGGACGAACGCGGCCCCATCGAAACCAAGCGGCGCGATCCCATCCACCGCGAAGCCCCGACCTTTATCGAGCAGTCCACCGAAACCGAAGTTCTGGTCACCGGCATCAAAGTGGTGGATCTGCTGGCCCCTTATTCGCGCGGCGGCAAGGTTGGATTGTTCGGCGGCGCGGGCGTGGGCAAGACGGTGCTGATCCAAGAATTGATCAATAACGTCGCCAAGGCGCATGGCGGCAATTCGGTCTTCGCCGGCGTGGGTGAGCGCACGCGCGAAGGCAACGACCTGTATCACGAGATGATCGGCTCGGGCGTCATCAACCTGGATGGTCCGGGGTCAAAGGTGGCCCTGGTCTATGGCCAGATGAACGAGCCTCCCGGCGCGCGCGCGCGCGTGGGTCTGACCGGCCTGACCTTGGCCGAATATTTCCGTGATGATGAAGGTCAGGACGTTCTGCTCTTTATCGACAACATCTTCCGCTTTACCCAAGCCGGATCCGAGGTCTCGGCCTTGCTGGGCCGCATTCCATCGGCGGTGGGCTATCAGCCGACTTTGGCGACCGATATGGGCGAGCTGCAAGAGCGCATCACCTCGACGCGCAAAGGCTCGATCACCTCGGTGCAGGCCATCTATGTGCCCGCCGACGACTTGACCGACCCCGCCCCTGCTACCTCCTTTGCGCATTTGGACGCCACCACGGTGCTGTCGCGCCAGATTGCCGAGCTTGGCATCTATCCGGCCGTGGATCCGTTGGATTCCACCAGCCGCATCATGGACCCGCGCATCCTGGGCCAAGAGCATTATGAAACGGCACGCGCGGTGCAAAAAGTGCTGCAAACCTACAAGTCTTTGCAAGACATCATCGCCATCTTGGGCATGGACGAATTGTCCGAGGAAGACCGCATGATCGTCGCGCGCGCGCGCAAGATTCAGCGCTTCTTGTCTCAGCCTTTCCATGTGGCCGAGGTCTTCACCGGATCGCCCGGCGTTCTGGTGCGTTTGGAAGACACCATCAAGGGCTTTAAGGGAATCGTGGCGGGCGAATACGATCACCTTCCCGAACAGGCTTTTTACATGGTCGGCACCATCGAAGACGCCGTCGCCAAGGGCGAACGCCTGCAAGCCGAGGCCGCTTAA
- a CDS encoding transglycosylase SLT domain-containing protein, translating to MSNNSKLYQLYVNSKKGGSYRADQVIKESHYNDPIDRTAGRLAGRSRKVGDADPDVQMKVIDMVIQTGQEKGMSNSGVAFILSIIREESGFNPDAAAGTTTAAGLGQFINTTWKENTSVSTPVGQAGQFDAYISIQTMVSFFNKIKDKCERQGLGPEYYYAFYHDGLGSSFVKGVDTPGTLLSRQDIIPFYNKVMNIFGNQCVALPGWQAELLAKFNQASEQGSPLVLDLDGDGVELTGPNGVYWDIDKDGFREASAWVKSDDGLLARDVNGNGVIDDHGELFGDKTGQADGFLALATLDSNKDGKISAADAQFANLKVWRDLNQDGVSQAAELKTLAETGIASINLNATASNYAIAGSNDNLPLNAHHTILYRGVKEFTRHHAA from the coding sequence ATGTCAAACAATAGTAAATTATATCAGCTGTATGTAAATAGCAAAAAAGGTGGATCCTATAGAGCTGACCAAGTTATAAAAGAAAGTCACTACAATGATCCAATTGATCGTACAGCTGGAAGATTAGCCGGACGTAGCCGCAAGGTTGGCGATGCAGATCCAGATGTTCAGATGAAAGTTATCGACATGGTCATTCAGACCGGTCAAGAAAAGGGCATGAGCAATAGTGGTGTTGCTTTTATATTGTCGATTATAAGAGAAGAATCTGGTTTTAATCCGGATGCTGCAGCTGGGACGACAACAGCGGCGGGTCTCGGCCAGTTTATCAACACCACTTGGAAAGAAAACACGTCTGTGAGTACGCCAGTTGGGCAGGCTGGTCAGTTTGATGCTTATATAAGCATTCAGACAATGGTATCATTCTTTAATAAAATTAAAGATAAATGTGAGCGCCAGGGCCTTGGCCCTGAATATTATTATGCATTCTATCATGATGGCCTAGGATCTAGTTTTGTTAAAGGTGTTGATACCCCAGGAACGCTACTTTCTCGTCAAGATATTATTCCTTTTTATAACAAGGTAATGAACATTTTTGGTAATCAGTGTGTCGCGCTTCCCGGTTGGCAGGCGGAGTTGCTGGCCAAATTCAACCAAGCCTCCGAGCAAGGTTCGCCTCTGGTGTTGGATCTTGACGGAGACGGCGTTGAGTTGACGGGTCCGAATGGGGTGTATTGGGATATTGACAAGGATGGTTTCCGCGAGGCGAGCGCGTGGGTGAAGTCGGATGATGGGTTGCTGGCGCGGGATGTGAATGGGAATGGGGTGATTGACGATCATGGGGAATTGTTTGGGGATAAGACGGGTCAGGCGGATGGGTTTCTGGCGCTGGCGACGTTGGACTCGAACAAAGACGGCAAGATCAGCGCGGCGGATGCTCAGTTCGCCAATTTGAAAGTCTGGCGCGATCTGAACCAGGACGGCGTCAGCCAAGCAGCGGAGTTAAAGACTCTGGCAGAGACCGGCATCGCCAGCATCAACCTGAACGCCACCGCGAGCAATTATGCCATCGCGGGCAGCAACGACAACCTGCCGCTCAACGCACACCATACAATATTGTATCGTGGCGTGAAAGAATTTACACGGCATCATGCAGCGTAA
- a CDS encoding polysaccharide biosynthesis protein, translating into MFTWSSLLPTRRALIISHDTLMMMLALVAALYARVGGDAFGRYADALTLGLPLLALLSAFVFLAFGLHRGLWRYVSTAELVVIVKAVTVVVAAFLAAMFALTRLEILPRSVPFIHWFMALVLLGGPRLVYRMSRDRRRDRDMAPAAERICVLLVGAGDETAQFLHALATRPGAPWQVVGILDDKGRRTGQTILGQKVLGTLDEMDEVIARLRANNVVVRKLVLTRPGESGDRIRKLFDRADRLGLSLARLPPVTELREAENHPGQGLTLPSISVEDLLGRPHVSLDSTVLSQMISGQRVLVTGAGGTIGGELVRQIAALSPARLILVDHSEFNLYSIETELRAQAHLPLPASAWRGVLGDVRDGDAMMRLFEQERPDLVFHAAALKHLPIVESFPCQGALTNAVGTHHVAQAAAACGSKAMVLISTDKAVKPSSVMGATKRLAEMLCQARDAQSAPGSTRFLTVRFGNVLGSSGSVVPLFQRQLAQGQPLTVTHPEMRRYFMTVREAVELVLHASAFGSAQESVRGTVFVLDMGEPVRILDLARQMIRLANRQPDDPNAIIFTGTRPGEKLNEELFDPAESPRKVAEGLMAATPPLRPLNEMERLVSQIELAAHTGDDEMVRHLVFEALEGKQAQGAT; encoded by the coding sequence ATGTTCACCTGGTCATCACTGCTGCCTACGCGCCGCGCCCTGATCATCTCGCATGACACGCTGATGATGATGTTGGCTTTGGTGGCCGCTTTGTATGCTCGCGTGGGCGGCGATGCCTTTGGTCGATATGCCGACGCCTTGACCTTGGGCCTGCCCTTACTGGCTTTGTTGTCCGCTTTTGTCTTTTTAGCCTTTGGTCTGCATCGAGGATTATGGCGCTATGTTTCGACCGCTGAGCTAGTGGTGATCGTCAAGGCCGTGACCGTGGTTGTGGCCGCCTTCTTGGCCGCGATGTTCGCCCTGACGCGGCTTGAGATTCTGCCTCGTTCCGTTCCTTTCATCCATTGGTTCATGGCCCTGGTCCTGCTGGGCGGTCCGCGTCTTGTGTACCGTATGAGCCGCGACCGACGCCGCGACCGAGACATGGCCCCAGCCGCCGAGCGCATCTGCGTGCTTTTGGTGGGCGCGGGGGACGAGACGGCGCAGTTTCTGCATGCCCTGGCCACCCGCCCCGGGGCACCCTGGCAAGTGGTGGGCATCTTGGACGACAAGGGCCGCCGCACCGGTCAAACCATTTTGGGCCAAAAGGTGCTGGGCACATTGGATGAAATGGACGAGGTGATCGCCCGTTTACGCGCAAACAATGTGGTGGTGCGTAAATTGGTGCTGACACGTCCCGGCGAGTCCGGAGATAGGATACGCAAACTATTCGATCGCGCGGATCGCCTGGGCCTGTCGCTGGCCCGTCTGCCGCCGGTCACCGAATTGCGCGAGGCCGAGAATCATCCGGGCCAAGGCCTCACCCTGCCCTCGATCTCGGTCGAAGATTTGCTGGGCCGCCCGCATGTCAGCTTGGATAGCACGGTTCTGAGCCAGATGATTTCGGGACAAAGGGTGCTGGTAACCGGCGCGGGCGGCACCATCGGGGGTGAACTGGTGCGCCAGATCGCCGCCTTGTCCCCTGCCCGGCTGATCTTGGTCGATCATAGCGAGTTTAATCTGTACTCCATCGAGACGGAATTGCGCGCGCAAGCCCATCTGCCTCTGCCCGCTTCGGCATGGCGCGGAGTGCTGGGCGATGTGCGCGATGGCGATGCGATGATGCGCCTGTTCGAACAAGAGCGGCCCGATCTGGTCTTTCACGCCGCCGCGCTCAAGCATCTGCCGATCGTCGAATCCTTTCCCTGTCAAGGCGCGTTGACCAATGCCGTGGGAACGCATCATGTGGCGCAGGCAGCGGCTGCATGCGGCTCTAAGGCGATGGTCCTTATCTCGACCGACAAGGCCGTGAAACCTTCCAGCGTCATGGGGGCGACCAAGCGTTTAGCAGAAATGCTCTGCCAGGCCCGCGACGCCCAAAGCGCTCCCGGCAGCACACGCTTTCTCACAGTCCGCTTTGGAAACGTGCTGGGGTCCAGCGGCTCGGTCGTTCCCCTATTCCAGCGCCAATTGGCCCAGGGGCAACCGCTGACCGTGACGCATCCCGAGATGCGCCGCTATTTCATGACCGTGCGCGAAGCGGTGGAATTGGTCCTGCACGCATCGGCCTTTGGCTCGGCCCAAGAAAGTGTGCGTGGTACGGTCTTTGTGTTGGATATGGGCGAGCCGGTGCGTATCCTGGATTTAGCACGCCAGATGATCCGCCTGGCCAATCGGCAGCCCGACGATCCAAACGCCATTATCTTTACCGGAACCCGTCCGGGCGAGAAGCTGAACGAAGAATTGTTCGACCCTGCCGAATCTCCGCGTAAGGTTGCCGAAGGCCTTATGGCCGCGACCCCGCCCTTGCGTCCCTTGAACGAGATGGAACGCCTGGTATCGCAGATTGAGCTTGCCGCCCATACGGGCGACGATGAGATGGTACGACATCTGGTTTTCGAGGCGTTAGAAGGCAAACAGGCGCAAGGTGCGACTTAG
- a CDS encoding phosphoglucosamine mutase: protein MANKLFGTDGIRGTANREPMTPATILRVAMAAAIHVRRQQPTEGAQRHPLVVIAKDTRLSGYMVEGALESGFVAMGMNVRLVGPLPTPALAMLTRSLRADMGVMISASHNPYEDNGIKIFGADGYKLSDETERAIEAMVADYDFNQDLATDGRMGQAQRVDDASGRYVEYVKATFPRHLRLDGLRVVLDCAHGAAYRVAPQVLWELGADVVPMAVNPDGMNINRNCGATAPAALCEAVVTHGADIGIALDGDADRLILVDEKGRVIDGDQIMALVATALAKSGQLKGGGAVATVMSNLGLERHLEQNGLRLVRTPVGDRHVMERMRKDGFNFGGEQSGHLIFTDHGTTGDGLMAALQVLAVLRESGEKASKLLRVFPPVPQKLRNVRVASTAVLQTASAQEAIRQAEDALCAQGGRLLVRASGTEPLIRVMAEGDNAALVEETVSALCLYLGQGAKAA from the coding sequence ATGGCCAACAAACTCTTTGGAACAGACGGCATTCGCGGCACCGCCAACCGTGAGCCGATGACTCCGGCCACCATTTTGCGCGTGGCGATGGCGGCGGCAATCCATGTGAGGCGGCAGCAGCCTACCGAAGGCGCGCAACGTCATCCCCTGGTCGTGATTGCCAAAGATACGCGGCTATCGGGCTATATGGTCGAAGGCGCGCTGGAATCGGGATTCGTGGCCATGGGCATGAATGTGCGCCTGGTCGGCCCGCTGCCGACCCCGGCCCTGGCGATGCTGACTCGTTCGCTAAGGGCGGATATGGGTGTGATGATCTCGGCCTCGCACAACCCTTATGAAGACAACGGCATCAAGATATTCGGCGCAGACGGCTATAAATTATCGGACGAAACGGAACGCGCCATCGAAGCCATGGTCGCCGACTACGACTTCAATCAGGATTTGGCCACCGATGGCCGTATGGGGCAAGCGCAGCGCGTCGACGACGCCAGTGGCCGTTATGTGGAATATGTGAAGGCGACCTTCCCGCGCCATTTGCGACTGGACGGATTGCGTGTCGTGTTGGATTGCGCCCATGGCGCCGCCTATCGCGTCGCGCCGCAGGTGCTGTGGGAACTGGGCGCGGATGTGGTGCCTATGGCCGTGAATCCCGACGGCATGAATATCAATCGGAATTGCGGAGCGACCGCTCCGGCAGCTTTGTGCGAAGCCGTGGTCACCCATGGCGCGGATATCGGTATCGCTCTGGACGGCGATGCCGACCGCTTGATTCTGGTGGATGAAAAGGGTCGTGTGATCGACGGCGACCAGATCATGGCTTTGGTGGCGACGGCCCTGGCCAAAAGCGGCCAATTAAAGGGCGGCGGCGCGGTGGCCACCGTGATGTCAAATTTGGGCTTGGAACGTCACCTCGAGCAAAACGGCCTGCGCCTGGTGCGCACCCCTGTGGGCGATCGACATGTGATGGAGCGTATGCGCAAAGACGGCTTCAATTTTGGCGGCGAGCAATCAGGCCATTTGATCTTCACCGACCACGGCACCACGGGTGACGGGTTGATGGCCGCCTTGCAGGTATTGGCCGTGCTGCGCGAGTCGGGAGAGAAGGCCAGCAAATTGCTGCGTGTTTTCCCGCCCGTGCCGCAGAAACTCAGAAATGTGCGCGTCGCCTCGACCGCCGTTTTGCAAACCGCCTCGGCGCAAGAAGCCATCCGCCAAGCCGAAGATGCTTTGTGCGCTCAAGGCGGCCGCTTGCTGGTCCGCGCCAGCGGCACCGAACCCCTGATCCGCGTGATGGCGGAAGGGGACAATGCCGCCCTCGTGGAAGAAACCGTCAGCGCTTTGTGCTTATATCTGGGACAAGGGGCAAAGGCGGCTTAG
- the pnp gene encoding polyribonucleotide nucleotidyltransferase, whose amino-acid sequence MFNIHQKEIEWGGRKLTLRTGHMARQAAGAVEVQYGDTFVLCTVVAAKTPRPDIDFFPLTVNYQEKAFAGGKIPGGFFKREGRPSEKEVLTSRLIDRPIRPLFADGFRNETQVIATVLSHDMENDPDIVAMIGCSAALTLSGIPFMGPIAACRVGHVDGAFVLNPTLAQIPQSKLDLIVAGTTEGVLMVESEAHELTEEMMLEAVTFGHTSFQPVIEAIISLAEKAARDPWPLPEESAGHKALMTKLEETIGADLRAAYAVTVKQERQSLLSAAKTKAKGALLSAEVSDVQLSGAIHDLEAKLVRNAILDTGKRIDGRDTRTVRPILSEVGVLPRAHGSALFTRGETQALVVTTLGTGDDEQIIDALEGEFRERFLLHYNFPPYSVNEVGRMGSPGRREIGHGKLAWRAMRPLLPTAEEFPYTIRVVSEITESNGSSSMATVCGTSLSLMDAGVPLPRPVAGIAMGLIKEGDRHAVLTDILGDEDHLGDMDFKVAGTDKGVTSLQMDLKITSITPKIMHEALVQAREGRLHILGEMAKALVGARDGVNENAPRITVITIPKDKIREVIGTGGKVIREITEKTGCKIDIEDDGTIKVAAVDQSKADAAISWIKGIVAEPEIGVVYTGKVVKIMEFGAFVNFLGSRDGLVHISELAAGRVAKVGDVVNVGDEVKVKVLGTDDRGKVRLSMKAVGQPDAPISD is encoded by the coding sequence ATGTTCAACATCCATCAAAAAGAAATCGAATGGGGCGGCCGCAAGCTGACCTTACGCACCGGACACATGGCGCGCCAGGCGGCCGGTGCCGTGGAAGTGCAATATGGCGACACCTTTGTGCTGTGCACGGTGGTGGCGGCCAAGACTCCGCGCCCGGATATCGATTTCTTTCCCCTGACCGTGAATTACCAGGAAAAGGCTTTCGCCGGCGGCAAGATCCCCGGCGGCTTTTTCAAGCGTGAAGGTCGCCCCAGCGAAAAGGAAGTGCTGACCAGCCGCTTGATCGACCGTCCCATCCGCCCCCTATTCGCCGATGGCTTCCGCAACGAGACCCAGGTGATCGCCACCGTGCTGTCTCACGATATGGAGAACGATCCCGACATCGTGGCCATGATCGGCTGTTCGGCGGCCTTGACGCTGTCGGGCATTCCCTTTATGGGGCCGATCGCCGCTTGCCGCGTGGGGCATGTCGATGGCGCATTTGTGCTGAATCCCACTTTGGCGCAGATCCCGCAATCCAAACTGGATTTGATCGTCGCCGGAACCACCGAAGGCGTGTTGATGGTGGAGTCCGAGGCGCACGAGCTGACCGAAGAAATGATGCTCGAAGCCGTGACCTTCGGTCATACTTCGTTCCAGCCGGTGATCGAGGCGATCATCAGCCTGGCCGAAAAGGCAGCGCGCGATCCGTGGCCGTTGCCCGAGGAATCTGCCGGCCACAAGGCCCTGATGACCAAGCTGGAAGAGACCATCGGCGCGGACCTGCGCGCCGCCTATGCCGTCACCGTCAAGCAAGAGCGTCAGTCTCTGTTGTCGGCGGCCAAGACCAAGGCCAAAGGCGCGTTGCTGAGTGCGGAAGTTTCGGACGTTCAGCTGAGCGGCGCGATCCACGACTTGGAAGCCAAGCTCGTGCGCAACGCGATTTTGGATACGGGCAAGCGCATCGACGGACGCGATACGCGCACCGTGCGTCCTATCCTGTCGGAAGTGGGCGTATTGCCCCGGGCGCATGGTTCGGCGCTGTTCACGCGCGGCGAAACCCAGGCCCTGGTGGTCACCACCTTGGGCACAGGCGATGACGAGCAGATCATCGACGCGCTGGAAGGCGAGTTCCGCGAACGCTTCTTGCTGCACTACAACTTCCCTCCCTATTCGGTGAACGAAGTGGGCCGTATGGGGTCGCCCGGTCGGCGTGAAATCGGTCATGGAAAATTGGCTTGGCGCGCGATGCGTCCCTTGCTGCCCACGGCTGAGGAGTTCCCCTATACCATCCGCGTGGTTTCTGAGATCACCGAGTCGAACGGCTCGTCCTCGATGGCCACGGTGTGCGGCACGTCGCTTTCGTTGATGGATGCGGGCGTTCCCTTGCCGCGTCCTGTGGCGGGCATCGCCATGGGCTTGATCAAGGAAGGCGACCGCCATGCGGTGCTGACCGACATCTTGGGCGACGAAGATCATCTGGGCGACATGGACTTTAAGGTGGCCGGCACCGATAAGGGCGTGACCTCGCTGCAGATGGATTTGAAGATCACCTCCATCACGCCCAAGATCATGCATGAGGCTCTGGTGCAGGCGCGCGAAGGCCGGTTGCATATCCTGGGCGAGATGGCCAAGGCGTTGGTCGGCGCGCGTGACGGTGTGAACGAAAACGCCCCGCGCATCACCGTCATCACGATCCCCAAAGATAAGATCCGCGAAGTCATCGGCACGGGCGGCAAGGTCATCCGCGAAATCACGGAAAAGACAGGCTGCAAGATCGATATCGAGGATGACGGCACCATCAAGGTCGCCGCCGTGGATCAGTCCAAGGCCGATGCGGCGATCAGCTGGATCAAAGGCATCGTGGCCGAGCCTGAGATCGGCGTGGTCTATACCGGCAAGGTCGTCAAAATCATGGAGTTTGGCGCGTTCGTGAACTTCCTGGGCAGCCGCGATGGTCTGGTCCATATTTCCGAGCTTGCCGCCGGGCGTGTGGCCAAGGTCGGCGACGTGGTCAATGTCGGGGACGAGGTCAAGGTCAAGGTGCTGGGCACGGATGATCGCGGCAAAGTCCGCCTGTCCATGAAGGCCGTTGGCCAGCCGGATGCGCCCATCTCCGATTAA
- a CDS encoding 2,3-bisphosphoglycerate-independent phosphoglycerate mutase — protein MLELKRPCPVVLCILDGWGHRAETINNAVAQAATPIFDRLWKTCPHSLLDASERHVGLPEGQIGNSEVGHMNIGAGRVVYQDLPMIDLAIAANELSSKPALIDMITALKASGGTCHIMGLASPGGVHAHQDHMVALARVMSNAGIPVAVHAFLDGRDVPPRSARTQIARFAKDLAPLPGVHLSTLCGRYYAMDRDNRWDRVTRAYDMLVDAKGQAAPDALSAIDASYATDKGDEFVEPVVLPGYVGMKDGDGLIMANFRSDRARQMLSALLDPAFADFPRGRVVRFAAVAGMVSYSKAHDKLLPALFPPKQIEDSLGEVVSKAGLRQLRLAETEKYAHVTFFFNGGQEKVYEGEERILIPSPKVATYDLQPEMSAQTVADEAVRSIESGTFDLIVINFANPDMVGHTGMLMAAQKAVEAIDHCVGRIEQALHQKDGAMFITADHGNCETMIDPETGQPHTAHTLNRVPAILVGAPSRVVGLKDGKLADIAPTLLKLMGMNPPPAMTGTNLLVEG, from the coding sequence ATGCTAGAATTGAAACGTCCTTGCCCCGTCGTGCTGTGCATCCTGGATGGCTGGGGCCATCGTGCGGAAACCATCAATAACGCCGTGGCCCAGGCGGCCACCCCGATTTTTGACCGCCTATGGAAAACATGCCCCCACAGCCTGCTGGACGCCAGTGAACGCCATGTGGGCCTACCCGAAGGACAAATCGGCAATTCCGAGGTCGGCCATATGAATATCGGCGCAGGCCGCGTGGTCTATCAGGACTTGCCGATGATCGACCTGGCTATCGCGGCCAATGAACTAAGCTCTAAACCCGCCCTGATCGATATGATCACCGCGCTTAAAGCCAGCGGAGGGACATGTCATATCATGGGCCTGGCCTCGCCCGGCGGCGTCCATGCCCATCAGGACCATATGGTGGCCCTGGCCCGGGTCATGTCAAATGCCGGCATTCCCGTGGCGGTCCATGCCTTTTTGGATGGTCGTGACGTGCCACCGCGCAGCGCGCGCACACAGATCGCGCGTTTCGCAAAAGACCTAGCCCCCCTGCCGGGCGTGCATCTATCCACATTATGTGGCCGCTATTACGCCATGGACCGCGACAATCGCTGGGACCGTGTGACACGCGCCTATGACATGCTGGTTGATGCGAAGGGCCAGGCGGCACCAGACGCCTTGTCGGCAATCGATGCCAGTTACGCCACCGACAAAGGCGATGAATTCGTCGAGCCTGTCGTGCTGCCTGGTTATGTCGGCATGAAAGACGGCGACGGCCTGATCATGGCCAATTTCCGTTCGGATCGCGCGCGTCAAATGCTATCCGCTTTGCTGGATCCCGCTTTTGCGGATTTCCCGCGCGGACGCGTGGTGCGCTTTGCCGCGGTTGCGGGGATGGTCAGTTATTCGAAGGCCCATGACAAATTGCTACCGGCCCTGTTCCCCCCCAAGCAGATTGAAGACAGCCTGGGCGAGGTGGTCTCCAAAGCGGGCTTGCGTCAATTGCGCTTGGCCGAGACCGAGAAATACGCGCATGTCACGTTCTTCTTCAATGGCGGACAGGAAAAAGTTTATGAGGGCGAGGAACGTATCTTGATTCCCTCGCCCAAGGTCGCAACCTATGACCTGCAGCCCGAGATGTCGGCCCAGACCGTGGCCGATGAGGCCGTCAGAAGCATCGAATCCGGCACCTTCGATTTGATCGTCATCAACTTCGCCAATCCCGATATGGTCGGCCATACGGGAATGCTGATGGCGGCGCAAAAAGCCGTGGAGGCTATTGACCATTGTGTGGGACGCATTGAGCAAGCCCTGCATCAAAAAGACGGGGCCATGTTCATCACCGCCGATCACGGCAATTGCGAGACCATGATTGACCCTGAAACCGGTCAGCCGCATACGGCTCATACACTCAACCGCGTACCCGCGATCTTGGTCGGCGCGCCTTCGCGCGTTGTAGGGCTAAAAGACGGCAAGCTGGCGGATATAGCCCCTACCTTGCTGAAACTGATGGGCATGAACCCGCCCCCAGCGATGACCGGAACCAATTTGCTGGTCGAGGGATAA
- a CDS encoding peptidoglycan DD-metalloendopeptidase family protein, which translates to MGRAAQARIICLGLALLLGPTGGLTASAQPAPHAANPPPAERMSQVERDLENSRRTLETVSKQQEDAEKELSGLRERLVEAARHERTQQERVSAIEDSLATLNQREQVSRSALAARERDMATLIQAMLRLARSPPLSHLLQPDGRMLDRIRTVHLLQSPMPLLHARQLALMQDLRSLARLRRQLDRKRSEAEGARAELKSRREDIEGLIRQRDTLLGRTHEVRAAQESLTAQLTKEAQDLRQLMEKVSAHGLAPRLKPDNDSASLRSGLILPVASPIHVRFGQDDRWGDKSRGLTFKAEPGSRVVAPLAGTVAYSGPFRGYGQILILRHEGGYHSLLAGMGRIDVTPGTKVDAGEPVGVTPSDGAVDGLYFELRLHGDPVDPHHKGGKT; encoded by the coding sequence ATGGGCCGGGCAGCCCAGGCGCGAATCATCTGCTTGGGCCTGGCTCTGCTGCTGGGACCTACAGGGGGATTGACGGCATCGGCGCAACCCGCGCCCCATGCGGCCAATCCGCCACCTGCCGAGCGCATGTCGCAAGTCGAACGCGACCTTGAAAACAGCCGCCGCACCCTAGAGACGGTTTCCAAACAACAGGAAGACGCCGAAAAAGAACTAAGTGGCTTGCGTGAACGCCTGGTCGAGGCCGCACGGCACGAACGCACACAGCAAGAGCGAGTCTCGGCCATTGAGGACTCTCTGGCCACCCTCAATCAACGCGAACAGGTCAGCCGTTCCGCCCTGGCGGCGCGTGAGCGTGACATGGCGACCTTGATCCAAGCCATGTTGCGTCTGGCGCGATCCCCGCCGCTGAGCCATTTGCTGCAGCCCGATGGACGGATGTTGGACCGCATTCGCACCGTGCATTTGTTACAGTCTCCCATGCCGTTGCTGCATGCACGTCAATTGGCTTTGATGCAGGATCTGCGTTCCCTGGCGCGTCTGCGCCGTCAGCTGGACCGTAAGCGCAGCGAGGCCGAGGGTGCGCGCGCCGAACTCAAAAGCCGCCGCGAGGATATCGAAGGCCTGATTCGCCAGCGCGATACGCTGCTGGGACGCACCCACGAAGTCCGCGCCGCTCAAGAGAGCCTGACGGCTCAACTGACTAAGGAAGCCCAAGATCTACGCCAACTGATGGAAAAGGTTTCCGCGCACGGCTTGGCCCCGCGCCTAAAGCCGGACAACGATTCGGCCAGTCTGCGCTCAGGCCTTATTCTGCCAGTCGCATCGCCCATTCATGTGCGTTTTGGCCAAGATGATCGTTGGGGCGACAAAAGTCGTGGCCTGACTTTCAAGGCAGAACCGGGAAGCCGCGTGGTCGCGCCTTTGGCCGGTACTGTGGCTTATTCGGGGCCTTTTCGTGGCTACGGGCAAATCTTGATCCTGCGCCATGAGGGCGGCTACCATAGTCTGCTGGCGGGGATGGGACGAATCGACGTGACACCCGGCACAAAGGTGGATGCCGGAGAGCCAGTAGGGGTGACGCCGTCCGACGGCGCCGTGGATGGGCTTTATTTCGAACTGCGGCTGCACGGCGATCCCGTGGACCCGCATCACAAAGGTGGAAAGACATGA